A part of Chloroflexota bacterium genomic DNA contains:
- a CDS encoding radical SAM protein, whose amino-acid sequence MNILLTTACNLACDYCFEQSLRSGTGKQEMTLRELEWLLFNRLNPDVDEVRLMGGEPTLHSRYPEVMRLANEHGYIVTVFTNGTQPVLRQTAPDLPYRVLLNLNDWSFYSEDQQTEILNNLAALGEKVSLGFTVTKPDFDLSMHRHLIREYGLRQVIRLGLAQPIIGGTNVYLPEKHLAAAHASIADWATELAVDNIRLNFDCGFMRCHFDDRQIEQLIRAGTILRFDCSPALDVGPGLRAWRCFAFSNGPSLDLQKLMDLQSAREWFERRDRYLAPQWDACPRHQTNWCQGGCLARQAAKTAESEMAAEKI is encoded by the coding sequence ATGAACATCCTGCTGACCACAGCCTGTAACCTGGCATGCGACTACTGTTTTGAGCAGTCACTGAGGAGCGGGACAGGGAAACAGGAAATGACATTGCGGGAGCTTGAATGGCTCCTGTTCAATAGGCTAAACCCGGATGTTGATGAAGTCCGGTTGATGGGCGGTGAGCCCACTTTGCATTCCCGCTATCCGGAAGTGATGCGGCTGGCAAACGAGCATGGCTATATCGTCACGGTCTTTACCAATGGTACTCAGCCGGTCCTCCGGCAAACTGCGCCGGACCTGCCCTATCGGGTGCTGCTGAACCTGAATGATTGGTCTTTCTATTCGGAGGATCAGCAGACCGAAATCCTTAACAACCTGGCTGCCCTGGGTGAAAAAGTTAGCCTGGGCTTCACGGTGACAAAACCGGACTTTGACCTTTCAATGCACCGGCATCTGATCCGAGAGTATGGCCTCAGGCAGGTGATCCGGCTGGGCCTGGCTCAACCGATCATCGGCGGGACGAATGTCTACCTGCCCGAAAAGCACCTGGCAGCGGCGCATGCCTCAATTGCCGACTGGGCGACTGAGCTGGCCGTGGATAACATCCGCTTGAACTTTGATTGCGGATTCATGCGCTGTCACTTTGATGACCGCCAGATTGAGCAGTTGATCCGGGCAGGCACGATTCTGCGTTTTGACTGTTCACCCGCCCTGGATGTGGGCCCGGGTCTGCGAGCCTGGCGCTGCTTTGCTTTTTCAAACGGGCCAAGCCTGGATCTGCAGAAATTAATGGATTTGCAATCCGCTCGGGAATGGTTTGAGCGGCGGGATCGATATCTTGCCCCGCAATGGGATGCTTGTCCCCGGCATCAGACAAATTGGTGCCAGGGTGGCTGTCTGGCCCGCCAGGCAGCCAAAACCGCTGAGTCGGAGATGGCAGCGGAAAAAATCTAG
- a CDS encoding GDP-L-fucose synthase, which yields MENKFNWADKRICVTGGAGFLGTHLIANLRSKGAKDIFIPTIEKYDLTDRDAIARLLEDSNPDVIIHLAAHVGGIGANREHPAEFFYDNLMMGVQLLHQAYERGVEKFVAIGTVCAYPKFTPVPFKEDDLWLGYPEETNAPYGLAKKMLLVQSQAYRAQYGYNSVFLLPVNLYGPGDNFNPRSSHVIPALIRKCVEAKDNGDDQIVVWGDGSPTREFIYVSDAAEGIALAAERYNESEPVNIGSGFEISIKDLAEKIARMTGFEGELVWDTSKPNGQPRRALDTSRATEKFGFTAKTDFEEGLQATINWFLNNRS from the coding sequence ATGGAAAACAAGTTCAATTGGGCAGATAAACGTATTTGTGTCACAGGCGGCGCTGGCTTTTTGGGGACCCACCTGATCGCTAACTTGCGGTCGAAAGGCGCCAAAGACATCTTTATTCCCACAATCGAGAAATATGACCTGACGGATCGCGATGCTATCGCCCGGCTGTTGGAAGATTCCAATCCTGATGTGATCATTCACCTGGCAGCCCACGTGGGCGGCATCGGCGCTAACCGTGAACACCCCGCCGAGTTCTTCTATGACAACCTGATGATGGGCGTGCAGCTTCTGCACCAGGCTTATGAGCGCGGTGTGGAAAAGTTCGTGGCGATCGGCACCGTCTGTGCCTATCCCAAGTTCACCCCCGTGCCCTTCAAGGAAGATGATCTCTGGCTGGGTTATCCTGAAGAGACCAATGCGCCCTATGGCCTGGCGAAGAAGATGCTGCTGGTGCAGTCACAGGCTTACCGCGCGCAGTATGGCTATAACAGCGTCTTCCTGCTGCCGGTGAACCTCTATGGCCCCGGTGACAACTTCAACCCCCGCAGCTCCCATGTGATCCCCGCACTGATCCGCAAATGTGTGGAGGCCAAAGATAATGGCGATGATCAGATTGTGGTCTGGGGTGACGGTTCACCAACCCGTGAGTTCATCTATGTAAGCGATGCCGCCGAAGGGATCGCCCTGGCTGCGGAACGTTATAACGAATCAGAACCGGTCAATATTGGCTCCGGTTTTGAGATCAGCATCAAAGACCTGGCTGAAAAGATTGCCCGGATGACAGGCTTCGAGGGCGAATTGGTCTGGGATACCAGCAAACCCAACGGCCAGCCCCGCCGTGCGCTGGATACCAGTCGCGCCACCGAGAAATTTGGCTTCACCGCCAAAACCGATTTTGAAGAAGGGTTGCAGGCAACCATTAACTGGTTCCTCAACAACAGGAGCTAA
- a CDS encoding ABC transporter ATP-binding protein — MADYAIRVENISKQYRIGLAQDRPDTLRDLLTSGVRRVGRIFRPKAEGRYSDPTHIWALKDVSFNVERGQVLGIVGRNGAGKSTLLKILSRVTNPTEGFGEIHGRVGSLLEVGTGFHPELSGRENIYLNGAILGMRREEITRKFDEIVDFSEVGKFIDTPVKRYSSGMYLRLAFAVAAHLEPEILVVDEVLAVGDAEFQRKCLGKMNDVANEGRTVLFVSHNMSAILRLTQETIVLNEGKVVMRAPTPEAVDAYLNMGLTKAGERNWTESELVGADKAFRPIALRVRNPRDQVVDTVVAADGFSVELEYQLNEAISGLRVGFYMMTTRGEYVFTTFDTDDPGLYQTYTSRPAGRYISRVQIPPNLMNEGRYLLGVNASTYRIKRYFQDDKVLTFTVDATGAPGMQWPEKRLGPVRPDLDWKIEVVEK, encoded by the coding sequence ATGGCTGATTACGCGATTCGAGTTGAGAACATCTCCAAACAATACCGGATTGGCCTGGCTCAGGACCGACCTGACACCCTGCGCGACCTGCTGACCTCAGGCGTGCGGCGGGTGGGCAGGATCTTCCGTCCCAAGGCCGAAGGCCGTTATAGTGACCCAACCCATATCTGGGCCCTCAAAGATGTCTCCTTTAATGTGGAACGCGGTCAGGTGCTGGGCATTGTGGGCCGTAACGGTGCGGGCAAAAGCACGCTGCTCAAGATCCTCTCACGGGTCACAAACCCCACGGAAGGCTTTGGCGAAATCCACGGCCGGGTGGGTTCCCTGCTGGAAGTTGGCACCGGTTTCCATCCAGAACTCTCCGGACGTGAAAACATCTATTTGAACGGTGCGATCCTCGGGATGCGGCGGGAAGAGATCACCCGCAAATTTGATGAGATCGTCGATTTTTCTGAGGTCGGTAAATTCATTGACACTCCCGTCAAGCGCTATTCAAGCGGGATGTACTTACGTCTGGCTTTTGCCGTTGCCGCGCACCTTGAACCGGAGATCCTTGTTGTGGATGAGGTCCTGGCAGTGGGTGACGCAGAATTCCAGCGCAAATGCCTGGGCAAGATGAACGATGTAGCTAATGAGGGCCGTACCGTGCTGTTTGTCAGCCATAACATGTCCGCGATCCTGCGCCTGACGCAGGAGACGATTGTCCTCAATGAGGGCAAGGTGGTCATGCGGGCCCCGACGCCTGAAGCGGTGGATGCCTATTTGAATATGGGCCTGACCAAAGCCGGTGAGCGTAACTGGACCGAGAGTGAATTGGTGGGTGCGGATAAGGCATTCAGGCCGATTGCACTCCGGGTGCGCAACCCCAGGGATCAGGTGGTTGATACCGTGGTCGCTGCGGATGGTTTCTCGGTGGAATTGGAATATCAGCTCAATGAGGCCATCAGTGGGCTGCGGGTGGGCTTCTATATGATGACCACCCGAGGCGAATATGTCTTCACCACGTTTGATACCGATGACCCCGGTCTTTATCAGACCTATACCTCGCGACCTGCTGGCCGGTATATCAGCCGCGTGCAGATCCCGCCGAATTTGATGAACGAAGGCCGTTATCTGCTGGGTGTTAATGCCAGCACATACCGGATCAAGCGCTATTTCCAGGACGACAAAGTGCTGACCTTCACCGTGGATGCCACCGGTGCGCCGGGTATGCAATGGCCGGAAAAACGTCTGGGGCCGGTTCGCCCGGATCTGGACTGGAAAATTGAAGTGGTAGAAAAATAA
- a CDS encoding ABC transporter permease has protein sequence MAELIEKRPISETEELVTFLKPAKGWLSIDFKELWRYRELIYFLTWRDIKVRYKQAVLGIAWAVLQPLMTMVIFTVIFGTLLKTPSQGIPYPLFSLTALLPWQLFASALQRSSTSLVGNANLLTKIYFPRLAIPLASIFAALVDFLISFVVLIGVMGYYRYMPGWNVLWVPLLVLLALLTALAVGLWLSALNVQYRDIQQIVPFLIQVWMYASPIVYPIETIPAGIWRWLYSLNPMVGVIQGFRWALLGGTPPDLTLVISVAMVLILLVSGLYYFRRMEKTFADIV, from the coding sequence ATGGCTGAATTGATCGAAAAACGTCCAATTTCCGAAACAGAGGAACTGGTCACCTTTTTGAAGCCGGCCAAGGGCTGGCTTTCAATTGACTTCAAGGAACTCTGGCGTTACCGGGAATTGATCTACTTTCTCACCTGGCGGGATATCAAAGTCCGCTATAAACAGGCTGTCCTGGGGATTGCCTGGGCTGTCTTGCAGCCATTGATGACGATGGTGATCTTCACGGTCATCTTTGGTACCCTGCTGAAGACCCCTTCTCAGGGCATCCCTTATCCGCTGTTTTCGCTCACCGCGCTGCTGCCCTGGCAGTTATTTGCCTCTGCTTTGCAGCGTTCGAGTACCAGCCTGGTGGGGAATGCTAACCTGCTGACCAAAATTTATTTTCCCCGTCTGGCGATTCCCCTGGCCTCGATTTTTGCCGCTTTGGTTGATTTTCTGATCTCCTTTGTTGTGCTGATCGGCGTAATGGGCTATTACCGTTATATGCCGGGCTGGAATGTGCTCTGGGTGCCCTTGCTGGTGCTGTTGGCCCTGTTGACGGCCTTGGCCGTTGGGCTTTGGCTTTCAGCGCTCAATGTCCAATATCGGGATATTCAGCAGATTGTTCCCTTCCTGATCCAGGTGTGGATGTATGCTTCGCCTATTGTTTATCCCATTGAAACCATCCCGGCCGGGATCTGGCGCTGGTTGTATAGCCTGAATCCAATGGTTGGTGTGATCCAGGGATTCCGCTGGGCACTGCTGGGCGGAACGCCACCGGACCTGACCCTCGTGATTTCAGTTGCGATGGTCCTGATCCTGTTGGTGAGTGGTTTGTATTATTTCCGGCGAATGGAAAAGACCTTCGCCGATATTGTGTAG
- a CDS encoding winged helix-turn-helix transcriptional regulator, whose amino-acid sequence MMTADSKSDEYRDLALLQEIEADPDVSQAMLAEELGVAIGTINWHIKRLVEKGFVKVKRARRRKLRYIITPEGIALRARLTVDYIQQSFKLFRHVRERVTTLLQKLEAMDIHSVRLDATGDVAEVCRLTCMEQHFTLTDNPEAPALVVDGLKVRLELNSLESKHEEE is encoded by the coding sequence ATGATGACTGCAGATTCGAAGAGCGACGAATATCGAGACCTGGCCCTCTTACAGGAGATCGAGGCGGACCCAGATGTTTCTCAGGCTATGCTGGCTGAGGAGCTGGGCGTCGCCATTGGGACGATCAACTGGCATATCAAGCGCCTGGTCGAAAAAGGCTTTGTCAAAGTCAAGCGTGCCCGGCGGCGAAAGCTCCGCTATATCATCACGCCTGAAGGCATTGCCTTGCGCGCGCGTCTGACAGTGGACTATATTCAACAGTCCTTCAAACTTTTTCGGCATGTTCGTGAGCGGGTGACGACCCTGCTGCAAAAGTTGGAGGCGATGGATATCCATTCGGTGCGGCTGGATGCCACGGGTGATGTGGCCGAGGTCTGCCGGCTGACCTGTATGGAGCAGCATTTTACTTTGACGGACAATCCCGAAGCGCCGGCCCTGGTCGTTGATGGCCTAAAGGTTCGGCTGGAACTAAATTCACTTGAATCTAAGCATGAAGAGGAATGA